DNA from Streptomyces sp. Edi4:
CCGTCGTCGCGGACAGTGCCAGGACCAGAGTGTGCGCCCCCGACAGGCCCGTCGTCAGATCGCGCTGGATCAACGCCTCCGCCTGCCGCAGCCGCTTGCGTACCGTCGCGGCGCCGACCCCGACCGCCTCGGCGGTGTCGTCGATGTGCAGGTTGCACCCGACCCACGCGCGCAGCGTGCCGATCAGCTGCGGGGGTGCGCCGCGCAGGGGCTGGAGCAGGGCCCGCGCCCAGGTCAGGGCGGGCTCGCACTGAAGGATGGAGGCGAGCGACGCCCGCTCGGGCGCGGTGTCGTGGAGCGGGTTCCACGTCCTGGTCAGGGACAGCGCGAGGTGGACGACCGTACGTACGCGGACGTCCTTGAGGTCGAGCGGCCTGCCCTCGGCGCCCAGCACCTCGGCGACGCGCGCGGCGCGGGCGGCCACCGTGTTGCGGTGCGCCCCCAGGATCCGGGCCGTCTCGGTGTGAGGGAAGTCCAGCGCGAGGCGCATCGTGCCGATGAGCTCGTCGCGGACCGCGTACGGCATGGCGAGGAGTGGGGCCAGGACATGTTCGGCCCAGCGGTGCGCCGCCGCACCGAGCAGGGGTGCCAGCGGCGCCGAGCCGTCGAACATGCCGATCCGTTCGAGGCTGTGGTGCGCGGAGACCAGCGCGTTGCTCGCCTCGCTGTAGGCGTCCGCGACATCGGCGAGCCCGTACGGGCGGCTGCCGCCCAGGACGCATGTCCGCCGGGTGGACACGGCGTCCTCGAGCACGCGCCGCACGCTGTCGGTGTCGCCCGGCGGCCGGCGCAGCGGCTCCACGACGATGATGTGGTCCTCGCGGGCCGGGCAGCGCACCAGCAGGGCCTTGCCGTCGGTGGCCGGCTCCAGGGCGCGCACCATGTCCTCGCGGCCTTGGGGCGGGGTGGCGATGACATGGACGCGGACCTGCTCCGTCCGCAGCAGCCCCGGGCTGAGCCCTTCCATCGCCCGCTGGGCCAGGACGGTCTGGCCGCCCATCAGCATCTGGAACACGCTGAGTCTGACCCCTCGGGCGCTGTCGTTGAGCTGGTGGACGCGCAGGACCTCGTGTGCCAGAGCGAGCAGTTTGGCCGTGTGGTGTGCCAGGGCGAGCGTTTCCGCCTCGAAGGGCATGGTGGAGACCAGAACGAGAAACGACGCGTCGGTCTCGGCCCCCACGGACAGTTTCACCACGTGCAGGCCGTTGCGAAACCGCGGCCGGCGGGTGGTCTCCTGGCTCAGCACGGCCTCATGGGCGGTGTACCGGTGCGTGTCGGGGGCGTCGTGGGGATACTCGGCGCGGACCTCCCCGGGTGTGGGCCCCAGGAGAAGCACGTACGCGGCCAGCGACTTGGACAGGCCCGTCACCAGGTGCTCGTCGGCGTCGGGCCGGTCGAAAGCGGCCGGGAGGTGTTCGACGTATTGCGCGATGCGTCGCATGTGCTGCCTCGCCTGGCGCTGCCAGGTGCGCGAGAGGTCGCGGTCGACCCGCTCCCACACCGTCGGCTCGGCCCGGGTCGCCAGCAGCGGCAGGGCAAGGCGCAGCGCAGTCTGCCGTACGACGGGGGTGACGCCGGAACCCGGGTCACGGGGGACGCTCAGCGCGAGGCCGGCCGCTCTCCTGTCCCTGAGCGCCCGCAACAACCGGTCGACACGGGCCGGTGCGAGCGCCCCCACGGTCGCCGCGTGGGCGACCACGAGACACCCGGCGATGTCGAGAGCGTCCTCGACGGCGAGGCAGGGGACGAATTGCGCGCCCACCACGCAACGGTCCTCGTACGCGGCGCGGTTGGCCTCGTCCGCGAAGGCGAGCGCGAGCTCGGGCAGGCTTGTCAGATACCCCAGTGTTGACATTTCTCGTCCCCCGTCGCGGCTCGCGTGTCGGCATGCGCGACCTTGATGCGTCCCCGTGAATCACTTGGCAGCGCCAGAAGTCCCGCGTGCGGCGGCCCCATTCCTTGAGGTCGTCGACGTCGTCGACGTCCTCGGTGTCCTGACGCCCTCGTACGCTTGGCCTCCTTGGCATCACTGGCGTCCTTGGCGTCCTGGGCCTTCCCGGCGCGGCGCACCGCGTGCCGGGCCGGCGCGCAGTGCGGTCACGGCGCGCCGCCCGGTTCCGACTCCGGCGTCCGGTCGTCACCCTGCCCACGGCACAGTCAAGTTTCCAGGAAATTACCGGTCGATGGCCGGAAACCGGCACGGTCGCAAAAGGTCCCGAAGGCGACGCCGCCGACGAGGCACGCGGGCGGGTCCGAGGCGACTGGTCGCGCTCTCAAGAACGGCTGTCCTGAATCCGTCCCTCGACTGGCCTGCGTATGACTTACACATGACCTACGCATGACCTGCGTATGGCCCACGGATGTCCGTCCAGCAACTGGTGTGCTCGGAGGGGGAGTTGCTCAACTCGCGGCCCGCGCACGACAGCCCGTGGGGCCGCCTCGGTGAAACGTACGCTCGTCGGGGTACCCGCCGCACATGGCGAACTTGCATCTTCCATGGCGACAGAGCGGCCGGTCACCGGAGGCCGGAGCCGGATCCGGAGCCCAGGACGGAGCCGGGACGGCCCGGGACGCCGGCCCCGGCCCCGAGGTGGAGCGGGCGGCGCCGGACGTACCGACCAAGCTCCCGAAAGGGCTGTGGCGGGCGGTGCTCAAAGGCAGCCTGCGGGAGTTCAGGGACGACGAGCTCGTCGACCGGGCCGCCGCGCTCACCTACTACGGAGTGCAGTCGCTCTTCCCCGCGTTGCTCGTGCTCGTGTCGCTCCTCGGCATCGCGGGGCAGTCGACCACCGACAAGCTCCTGAACAACCTTCAGGGGCTGGCGCCGGGACCCGCCAGGGACATCATCACGAGCGCGGTGAAACAGTTGCAGGGCAGCGCGGGCACGGGCTCACTGGTGGCGGTCGTCGGCCTGGTGCTCGCGGTGTGGTCCGCGTCGAGCTATGTGGCCGCGTTCATGCGGGCGGCCAACGCGGTCTACGACATGCCGGAGGGGCGCCCGGTGTGGAAGATCCTGCCCCTGCGGCTCGGTCTGACCGTGCTCCTGATGGTCCTCGCGGTCATCAGCGCGCTCATCGTGGTCTTCACCGGCAGCCTGGCCGAGCAGGCCGGAACCGCTCTCGGCGTGGGGAGCGCCGGCCTTACGGTGTGGTCGATCGCCAAGTGGCCCGTCCTGGTCCTGCTGGTCGTGATCATGATCGCGCTGCTGTACTGGGCGAGCCCGAACGCGAAGGTGAAGGGCTTCGTCTGGCTCACGCCGGGCAGCTTCGTGGCGCTGCTGATCTGGCTGCTCGCCTCGGGCGGTCTCGCGGTCTACGTCGCCAACTTCGGTTCGTACAACAAGACGTACGGCACGATGGCCGGCGTCATCGTCTTCCTGGTGTGGCTGTGGCTCACCAATCTGGCGATCCTGCTGGGGCTCGAGTTCGACGCGGAGACCGTACGCCAGCGGGCGATCGCCGGCGGCATGCCGCCGGACGAGGAACCGTACACCCAGCCGCGTGACACCGCGGCGTGGGACGAGCACGACCGGCGGCGCGTGGGAGAGATCTGAGAGCTCCGGCTCCGAACGCCCCGCGGCGGGGTGGGCCGGACCGGGCGTTCCCGGCCGGTCTGCCCTGAATCGTGCCATCCGGGGTACTCGGGTGGGGGCAGGCGGCCGCGGGCACCGGTACCCGTGAGCCGAGACGATTCACGAAAACGGGAGGTGGCCCTCGTGTCGAGCACGCAGCCCCACGGGGCAGGCCCAGGACCGGGCGCCCACGCGCCGGGCAAAGAGCCGGTGAGTGAACTGGTCCAGCGGGCCTCGCAGCAACTGACCGAGCTGGTGCGCGCCGAACTGTCGCTCGCGCAGGCCGAGATGAAGGAGAAGGGCAGGCGGTACGGCCGGGGCGGCGGCCTCTTCGGCGGCGCCGGACTGATCGGCTTCCTCACCCTC
Protein-coding regions in this window:
- a CDS encoding helix-turn-helix domain-containing protein, producing the protein MSTLGYLTSLPELALAFADEANRAAYEDRCVVGAQFVPCLAVEDALDIAGCLVVAHAATVGALAPARVDRLLRALRDRRAAGLALSVPRDPGSGVTPVVRQTALRLALPLLATRAEPTVWERVDRDLSRTWQRQARQHMRRIAQYVEHLPAAFDRPDADEHLVTGLSKSLAAYVLLLGPTPGEVRAEYPHDAPDTHRYTAHEAVLSQETTRRPRFRNGLHVVKLSVGAETDASFLVLVSTMPFEAETLALAHHTAKLLALAHEVLRVHQLNDSARGVRLSVFQMLMGGQTVLAQRAMEGLSPGLLRTEQVRVHVIATPPQGREDMVRALEPATDGKALLVRCPAREDHIIVVEPLRRPPGDTDSVRRVLEDAVSTRRTCVLGGSRPYGLADVADAYSEASNALVSAHHSLERIGMFDGSAPLAPLLGAAAHRWAEHVLAPLLAMPYAVRDELIGTMRLALDFPHTETARILGAHRNTVAARAARVAEVLGAEGRPLDLKDVRVRTVVHLALSLTRTWNPLHDTAPERASLASILQCEPALTWARALLQPLRGAPPQLIGTLRAWVGCNLHIDDTAEAVGVGAATVRKRLRQAEALIQRDLTTGLSGAHTLVLALSATTGEPVLPSLR
- a CDS encoding YihY/virulence factor BrkB family protein, whose product is MANLHLPWRQSGRSPEAGAGSGAQDGAGTARDAGPGPEVERAAPDVPTKLPKGLWRAVLKGSLREFRDDELVDRAAALTYYGVQSLFPALLVLVSLLGIAGQSTTDKLLNNLQGLAPGPARDIITSAVKQLQGSAGTGSLVAVVGLVLAVWSASSYVAAFMRAANAVYDMPEGRPVWKILPLRLGLTVLLMVLAVISALIVVFTGSLAEQAGTALGVGSAGLTVWSIAKWPVLVLLVVIMIALLYWASPNAKVKGFVWLTPGSFVALLIWLLASGGLAVYVANFGSYNKTYGTMAGVIVFLVWLWLTNLAILLGLEFDAETVRQRAIAGGMPPDEEPYTQPRDTAAWDEHDRRRVGEI